Proteins encoded within one genomic window of Flavobacterium sp. NG2:
- a CDS encoding M1 family metallopeptidase, whose amino-acid sequence MKTFFVFHVLILLLANGSFAQSTLASSQNQISRQDKLRGSVTKERGWWDVKKYCLDVKINPSDSSISGSNKIIYKVVDEYSIMQIDLQQPLQITEITQEGKRLKFSREGNAFFVNLVSKQEKGSVKELIIFFKGKPKTAVNPPWDGGIVWKKDKNGKPFIASTCQGIGASIWWPNKDHLADEVESMDISVNVPFGLVGVANGRLVGTKPLNDGTITYNWQLLNPINNYGVNFTVGDYVSFSETYQGKKGNLDCKYYVLKSNLEKAAKQFKEVPRVLKAFEHWFGPYPFYEDSYKLVEVPYLGMEHQSAISYGNGYKNGYLGTDLSKTGWGLQFDFIIVHESGHEWFGNSITNKDNADMWIHESFTSYAESLFVEYYFGIKAGFDYVKGTRINILNDKPIIGLYDVNDKGSSDMYFKGANMLHSLRQIVDNDDKWRMILTGLNSTFYHQTVTSKQIEDYFCKATGLPLIPFFNQYLRDKRVPTFEYKINKNKIEYRWVNCVSDFYMPIKVFVNGQSYWIEPNSKWKTKVFSDENIQFTIDNNFYILDSKIAN is encoded by the coding sequence ATGAAGACTTTCTTTGTTTTTCATGTTTTGATTCTTTTACTCGCAAATGGTTCTTTTGCCCAATCAACTTTGGCGTCCAGTCAAAATCAGATTAGTCGACAAGATAAATTAAGAGGTAGTGTAACTAAAGAACGTGGATGGTGGGATGTTAAGAAGTATTGTTTAGATGTAAAAATAAACCCTTCTGATAGTTCGATTTCAGGCTCAAATAAGATTATATACAAGGTTGTAGACGAGTATAGTATAATGCAAATAGATTTGCAGCAGCCGTTACAAATCACAGAAATAACTCAAGAAGGAAAAAGACTTAAATTTAGTAGAGAAGGAAATGCTTTCTTTGTAAATTTAGTTTCCAAACAAGAAAAAGGAAGTGTCAAAGAATTAATTATTTTCTTTAAAGGAAAGCCTAAAACGGCGGTCAATCCACCTTGGGATGGCGGAATAGTTTGGAAAAAAGACAAAAATGGTAAACCATTTATTGCTTCAACTTGTCAAGGTATTGGGGCAAGTATTTGGTGGCCTAATAAAGACCATCTTGCAGATGAAGTTGAGAGTATGGACATTTCAGTAAATGTTCCTTTTGGATTAGTTGGAGTTGCTAATGGGAGATTAGTTGGTACGAAACCATTGAATGACGGCACTATAACCTATAACTGGCAGCTGTTAAATCCCATAAATAATTACGGAGTTAATTTTACGGTTGGAGATTATGTGTCATTTTCTGAAACTTATCAAGGTAAAAAAGGAAATTTAGACTGCAAGTATTATGTTTTAAAATCGAACTTAGAAAAAGCAGCAAAGCAATTCAAAGAGGTTCCTAGAGTTCTAAAGGCTTTCGAACACTGGTTTGGTCCTTATCCCTTTTACGAAGATAGTTATAAACTAGTCGAAGTTCCCTATTTGGGCATGGAACATCAAAGTGCAATTTCATACGGAAATGGATATAAAAATGGTTATTTAGGAACTGATTTAAGTAAAACAGGTTGGGGATTGCAATTTGATTTTATCATCGTGCATGAGTCTGGTCATGAATGGTTTGGTAATAGTATTACCAATAAAGATAATGCTGATATGTGGATTCATGAGAGTTTTACAAGCTATGCCGAAAGTCTTTTTGTAGAATATTATTTTGGAATAAAAGCTGGTTTTGATTATGTCAAAGGAACTAGAATCAATATTTTGAACGACAAGCCTATCATAGGTCTTTATGATGTTAACGATAAGGGGTCTTCAGATATGTATTTTAAAGGAGCAAACATGCTTCATAGTCTTCGCCAAATTGTAGATAATGATGATAAATGGAGGATGATTTTAACAGGGCTAAATTCAACCTTTTACCATCAAACCGTAACCTCAAAGCAAATTGAGGATTATTTTTGTAAAGCAACAGGACTTCCTTTGATTCCTTTTTTTAATCAATATTTAAGAGATAAAAGAGTCCCTACATTCGAATATAAAATCAATAAAAACAAAATAGAATATCGCTGGGTTAATTGTGTCTCAGATTTTTATATGCCTATAAAGGTGTTTGTCAATGGGCAATCATATTGGATTGAGCCTAATAGTAAATGGAAAACTAAAGTTTTCTCTGATGAAAACATTCAGTTTACAATTGATAACAATTTTTATATTCTTGATAGTAAAATTGCAAATTAA
- the hisA gene encoding 1-(5-phosphoribosyl)-5-[(5-phosphoribosylamino)methylideneamino]imidazole-4-carboxamide isomerase gives MRIIPAIDIIDGKCVRLSKGDYNTKIIYNENPLEVAKEFEAHGIEYLHLVDLDGAKSSKIVNHKILEQIATQTSLKIDFGGGLKADSDLKIAFESGANQITGGSIAVKNRAIFEQWIAKFGADKIILGADANNEKVAVSGWLEESNEDLVPFIQNYQSKGIEYVICTDIAKDGMLEGPSFDLYSKILSQAKGLKLIASGGISTFDELPKLAEIGCEGTIIGKAIYEGRISLKQLENYIIG, from the coding sequence ATGAGAATCATACCAGCCATAGACATCATCGACGGAAAATGCGTGCGTTTATCCAAAGGAGATTACAATACTAAAATTATTTACAACGAAAACCCATTGGAAGTAGCCAAAGAATTCGAAGCACATGGAATCGAATATTTGCATTTAGTAGATTTAGATGGAGCGAAGTCAAGTAAGATTGTAAACCATAAAATATTGGAACAAATTGCAACTCAAACTAGTTTGAAAATTGATTTTGGTGGTGGTTTAAAAGCGGATTCCGATTTGAAAATTGCTTTTGAAAGTGGTGCAAACCAAATCACAGGTGGAAGTATAGCAGTGAAAAACCGTGCTATTTTTGAACAGTGGATTGCGAAATTTGGAGCCGATAAAATTATTTTAGGTGCTGATGCCAATAACGAAAAAGTAGCGGTTTCAGGTTGGTTGGAAGAATCAAACGAAGATTTAGTACCTTTTATTCAAAACTATCAGTCAAAAGGAATAGAATACGTAATTTGTACCGATATTGCTAAAGACGGAATGTTAGAAGGGCCAAGTTTTGATTTGTATTCTAAAATATTGAGTCAAGCCAAAGGATTAAAATTAATCGCTTCGGGTGGAATTTCAACTTTTGATGAATTACCAAAATTAGCTGAAATAGGTTGCGAAGGGACGATAATCGGGAAAGCGATTTATGAAGGAAGGATTTCGTTGAAACAATTGGAGAACTACATAATAGGATAA
- a CDS encoding transposase encodes MSQIRMELSKGLNIRKSQEILAKNWIPYMSDLDKIFTDATCYESEVRFPTNQKLLWECVQWNYKQMEALCGMLKIKLPRTKYLDWCRRYNEYSKKRKKQSKHRTKVTRGLLKLLYKLNAELNKIENQNSFEATKKYKNQRSLIAKVYQQQSQIFKTGKSVPDRIISISKSYIRPIVRGKEVKQVEFGAKVNKIQIDGINFIEHIQYRAFNEGTRLQSTVFCAQNLTKTKVKMLGADAIYATNKNRTFTTSNNIQTDFVRKGKAGKNEEQRKILAKEIKKERSTRLEGSFGKEKEHYNLKKIKAKTQKSEMLWIFFGIHTGNALEIGRRILKQQQILAA; translated from the coding sequence GTGAGCCAAATCAGAATGGAACTCTCCAAAGGCTTAAATATTCGAAAGAGTCAAGAAATATTAGCTAAAAACTGGATTCCATATATGAGTGATTTGGATAAAATTTTTACAGATGCTACTTGTTACGAAAGTGAAGTACGTTTTCCTACTAATCAAAAACTACTATGGGAATGCGTACAATGGAATTACAAACAAATGGAAGCCTTATGCGGCATGTTAAAAATCAAGTTACCAAGAACCAAGTATTTGGATTGGTGTAGACGCTATAATGAATATTCTAAAAAAAGAAAAAAGCAATCAAAACACCGTACAAAAGTAACCAGAGGACTGTTGAAATTATTGTACAAACTTAACGCTGAACTCAATAAAATTGAGAATCAAAATTCTTTTGAAGCTACTAAAAAATACAAAAACCAACGTTCTCTAATCGCTAAGGTGTATCAACAACAGTCTCAAATTTTTAAAACAGGCAAAAGTGTTCCAGATAGAATAATAAGTATTAGTAAAAGCTATATTAGACCTATTGTAAGAGGTAAGGAAGTAAAACAAGTTGAATTTGGAGCCAAAGTCAACAAAATCCAAATTGATGGAATTAATTTTATAGAACATATTCAGTACAGAGCTTTCAATGAAGGTACACGTCTTCAAAGCACGGTTTTTTGCGCTCAAAACTTAACCAAAACTAAAGTAAAAATGCTTGGTGCTGATGCAATTTATGCCACCAATAAAAATCGAACATTCACCACTTCAAACAACATCCAAACCGATTTTGTGCGAAAAGGAAAAGCTGGCAAAAATGAAGAACAGCGTAAAATCTTAGCTAAAGAAATCAAAAAAGAACGCTCCACTCGATTAGAAGGAAGTTTTGGAAAAGAGAAAGAACATTACAATCTAAAAAAGATAAAAGCCAAAACCCAAAAAAGTGAAATGCTTTGGATCTTCTTCGGAATACATACAGGAAATGCCCTGGAAATAGGAAGAAGAATTCTCAAGCAGCAACAAATTTTAGCAGCCTAA
- a CDS encoding DUF4240 domain-containing protein produces MKKITLIALLFLISTVSTIAQTSTVKLKESKATVDAVPTQVLPVVEFDSIHFAKSSEMLDEDLYWTIIANSLKDNLPQEDREIILANEVEKLSPKEIIGFRLRTDKLLYDTYTSNLWCAAFLMNDGTTDASSFDYFRCWLISQGKETFYKAVANPDSLVNLLKEGQTTYEFEGFWFVAMNAFLNKTNHEIYAYIDYDTFVTNDENYPLINFTWSVDEPKTMEKICPILFKKLWKK; encoded by the coding sequence ATGAAAAAAATTACTCTTATAGCGTTATTATTTTTAATCTCTACTGTTTCGACTATCGCTCAAACTAGTACTGTAAAACTAAAAGAATCGAAGGCTACTGTTGATGCCGTTCCTACCCAAGTCCTTCCGGTTGTCGAATTCGACTCGATTCATTTTGCCAAGTCTAGTGAAATGCTTGATGAAGATTTGTATTGGACAATAATAGCTAATTCCTTAAAAGACAATCTGCCACAAGAAGACCGTGAAATTATTTTGGCCAATGAAGTTGAAAAATTATCACCAAAAGAAATCATTGGATTCCGTTTAAGAACCGATAAATTACTTTACGATACCTACACATCAAATCTTTGGTGTGCCGCTTTCCTTATGAATGATGGTACTACAGATGCGAGTAGCTTTGATTATTTCAGATGTTGGTTAATCTCACAAGGTAAAGAAACATTTTATAAAGCAGTAGCTAATCCAGATAGTTTAGTGAATCTGCTAAAAGAAGGGCAAACAACTTATGAGTTTGAAGGTTTTTGGTTTGTTGCTATGAATGCGTTTTTGAATAAAACGAACCATGAAATATATGCTTACATTGATTACGACACATTTGTAACCAATGATGAAAACTATCCCTTAATTAACTTTACCTGGAGTGTTGACGAACCAAAAACGATGGAGAAAATATGTCCTATTTTATTTAAAAAACTTTGGAAAAAGTAA
- a CDS encoding alpha/beta hydrolase codes for MNSDNTTIEFNSNKIIHNTTLNIILTTDEVDLRPIYLAGNFNNWATQDPNFVMKKVGDNKYQYSFPEGFELPETLLYKFTKGDWSAVEIGVDEEITPNRTTNLKSGVQNEFVPKWRKNWLPFKPNFLPQVVLLSDEFEIPQLNTTRKVWALLPHDYDATEEHYPVLYLQDAQNLFHENSKYGNWEIDKKLAVMSEYKIGKIIIVAVEHAEEDRIKEYNVGKTILGKGQGKKYIKFLTETLKPYVDKNFRTKTDRTNTGIGGSSMGGLISIFSGLRNPEIFGKLMIFSPSLWVVPQLKIDVDVANTDGTKIYLYAGGEESDNTLEHVKRFKERLINSEFVKDKMRINLSINKEGQHNETYWSDEFPKAIEWLFFNSNN; via the coding sequence ATGAATTCTGATAATACCACAATTGAATTTAATTCAAATAAAATAATACACAATACTACCTTAAATATCATTTTAACAACTGATGAAGTTGATCTGAGGCCTATTTATTTAGCGGGTAATTTCAATAATTGGGCAACCCAAGACCCTAATTTTGTTATGAAAAAAGTAGGCGATAATAAATATCAATATAGTTTTCCTGAAGGATTTGAATTACCAGAAACACTTTTGTATAAATTCACTAAAGGAGATTGGAGTGCAGTTGAAATTGGAGTAGATGAAGAGATTACTCCTAATCGCACCACCAATTTAAAATCTGGAGTTCAAAATGAATTTGTTCCGAAATGGAGAAAAAACTGGTTGCCTTTTAAACCTAATTTTTTACCACAAGTCGTTTTGCTTTCGGATGAATTCGAAATCCCACAGCTTAATACTACTAGAAAAGTTTGGGCTTTGCTGCCTCATGATTATGATGCTACTGAAGAACATTATCCCGTACTGTATCTACAAGATGCCCAAAATTTATTTCATGAAAATTCTAAATATGGTAACTGGGAAATCGACAAAAAACTAGCCGTAATGTCCGAATATAAAATTGGTAAAATCATTATTGTTGCTGTAGAACATGCCGAAGAGGATCGAATTAAAGAATATAATGTAGGGAAAACGATTCTAGGAAAAGGTCAAGGAAAAAAATACATCAAGTTTTTGACCGAAACATTAAAACCTTATGTAGATAAAAACTTCAGAACCAAAACCGATAGAACAAACACAGGTATCGGAGGAAGTTCGATGGGAGGATTAATTAGTATTTTTAGTGGTTTGCGAAATCCGGAGATTTTTGGGAAGTTAATGATTTTTTCACCTTCACTTTGGGTAGTACCACAATTAAAAATTGATGTAGATGTTGCAAATACAGATGGCACAAAAATATACCTGTATGCTGGTGGTGAAGAAAGTGACAACACACTAGAGCATGTAAAGAGATTCAAAGAACGTCTCATTAATAGTGAGTTTGTTAAAGATAAAATGAGAATTAATTTGAGTATTAATAAGGAGGGACAGCATAATGAAACCTATTGGAGTGATGAGTTCCCTAAAGCCATTGAATGGTTGTTTTTTAATTCAAATAATTAA
- a CDS encoding glyoxalase: MNQRDIFLSEFRGESIGTINPNSSSDENFQNQVIRPILKLQNDLFVASFHNYISKYKKDFYSQSVEKKLATIENAIQKDIKYRNALKGMVVALFTADEYALYIQSSSNLNKRMMNMLIERLKNQVQLFENHTVS, translated from the coding sequence ATGAATCAGAGAGATATTTTTTTAAGCGAGTTTAGAGGAGAATCTATTGGAACAATCAATCCAAATTCATCCTCAGATGAAAATTTTCAAAATCAAGTTATTCGTCCAATTTTAAAACTACAAAACGATTTGTTTGTGGCCTCTTTCCATAATTATATCAGTAAATACAAAAAAGATTTTTATTCTCAGTCTGTAGAAAAAAAATTAGCCACAATTGAAAATGCTATTCAAAAAGACATTAAGTATCGGAATGCACTCAAAGGAATGGTTGTCGCTTTATTTACAGCTGATGAATACGCTCTTTATATTCAAAGTTCATCTAATCTTAATAAAAGGATGATGAATATGCTAATCGAAAGACTTAAAAACCAAGTACAACTGTTTGAAAATCATACTGTTTCTTAA
- the hisIE gene encoding bifunctional phosphoribosyl-AMP cyclohydrolase/phosphoribosyl-ATP diphosphatase HisIE, with amino-acid sequence MNIDFSKSAHGLIPAIIQDSETKNVLMLGYMNAEAYQKTVETGKVTFYSRSKQRLWTKGEESGNFLNLVDIKNDCDGDTLLIQAKPVGPTCHTGADTCWQTPNNASYGFISKLEDTIQTRRENAESEKSYVASLFKLGINKIAQKVGEEAVEVVIEAKDANDDLFLSESADLLFHYLILLQAKGYKLNDVIDVLKSRQK; translated from the coding sequence ATGAACATAGATTTTTCAAAAAGCGCACATGGATTAATTCCGGCGATTATTCAAGATAGTGAAACTAAAAATGTATTGATGCTAGGCTATATGAATGCTGAAGCTTATCAAAAAACTGTTGAAACTGGAAAAGTAACTTTTTACAGCCGTTCAAAACAACGTCTTTGGACAAAAGGTGAAGAAAGTGGAAACTTTTTGAATTTGGTGGACATTAAAAACGATTGCGATGGTGATACTTTATTGATTCAGGCAAAACCTGTAGGACCAACTTGTCATACAGGTGCTGATACCTGCTGGCAAACACCTAACAATGCTTCTTATGGTTTTATTTCTAAATTAGAGGATACAATCCAAACAAGAAGAGAAAATGCAGAATCTGAAAAAAGCTATGTCGCTTCTTTATTCAAATTGGGAATCAATAAAATTGCTCAAAAAGTAGGTGAGGAAGCGGTTGAAGTTGTTATTGAAGCGAAAGATGCCAATGATGATTTGTTCCTAAGTGAAAGTGCTGATTTATTGTTTCACTATTTGATTTTATTACAAGCAAAAGGATATAAATTAAACGACGTTATTGATGTTTTAAAAAGTCGTCAAAAATAA
- a CDS encoding glutamine amidotransferase-related protein has product MKKIIRLAILDMYDGQSNQGMRCIIDIVTRFSPIVNFDIFDVRQKGELPDIEKYDLYISTGGPGNPLEGNGDWDVKYYQFIDELMKWNIENPVKKHMLFICHSFQMACKHFGLAEITKRKDTSFGVMTIHKTKEGLSDPLYEGLGDPFYAIDSRDYQVVQPKLSVFKKKGAKIISLEKIRDYVQYERAIMAVRFTDYFVGTQFHPEADPISFIASLRNLDAKEKIRKLKGKKKFRNMLEDLVDDDKIYKTNETLIPNFLRLAINDLMKTKKLLSN; this is encoded by the coding sequence ATGAAAAAAATAATAAGACTAGCCATTCTGGACATGTACGATGGACAATCCAATCAAGGAATGCGCTGTATTATTGATATAGTTACCCGATTTTCACCCATTGTAAATTTTGATATTTTTGATGTAAGACAAAAAGGAGAATTACCAGATATTGAAAAATATGATTTGTATATTTCAACAGGAGGACCTGGAAATCCGTTAGAAGGAAATGGAGATTGGGATGTTAAATATTACCAATTCATTGATGAACTAATGAAATGGAACATTGAAAACCCTGTAAAAAAACATATGTTATTCATTTGTCATTCATTTCAAATGGCTTGTAAACACTTTGGTTTAGCTGAAATAACAAAAAGAAAAGACACCTCGTTTGGTGTCATGACTATACATAAAACTAAAGAAGGACTCTCTGACCCTCTTTATGAAGGTTTAGGTGATCCATTTTATGCGATTGATTCTAGAGATTATCAAGTTGTCCAACCAAAATTGAGTGTTTTTAAGAAAAAAGGAGCCAAAATTATTTCATTAGAAAAAATTAGAGATTATGTTCAATATGAAAGAGCCATAATGGCAGTCCGCTTTACGGATTATTTTGTTGGAACACAATTCCACCCTGAAGCTGACCCAATCAGTTTTATTGCCTCGTTACGTAATCTAGATGCTAAAGAAAAAATTAGAAAACTAAAAGGAAAAAAGAAGTTTAGAAATATGTTAGAGGATTTAGTAGATGATGATAAAATTTACAAAACCAACGAAACACTTATACCTAATTTTCTTCGTTTGGCTATTAATGATTTAATGAAAACTAAAAAATTATTATCCAATTAA
- the hisF gene encoding imidazole glycerol phosphate synthase subunit HisF → MLTKRIIPCLDIKNGRTVKGVNFVDLRDAGDPVELAKIYSDEGADELVFLDISATEERRRTLVDLVRKVAATINIPFTVGGGISAVEDVEVLLQNGADKVSINSSAVKNPQLINDLAQKFGSQCVVVAIDAKQIDGEWMVHLVGGKVPTDIKLFDWAQEVERRGAGEILFTSMNHDGTKNGFANEALAKLSSLVNIPIIASGGAGNIQHFADTFIDGKADAALAASVFHFKEIEIKTLKKELKNNNIEVRI, encoded by the coding sequence ATGTTAACAAAAAGAATTATTCCTTGTTTGGATATCAAAAACGGAAGAACTGTTAAAGGCGTAAATTTCGTAGATTTACGAGATGCAGGTGACCCAGTAGAATTGGCCAAAATCTATTCCGATGAAGGTGCGGATGAATTGGTGTTTTTAGATATCTCAGCGACTGAGGAAAGAAGAAGAACCTTAGTGGATTTGGTTCGGAAAGTAGCGGCTACGATTAATATTCCGTTTACTGTAGGAGGTGGAATTTCGGCTGTGGAAGATGTGGAAGTCTTGTTGCAAAACGGAGCAGATAAGGTTTCTATTAATTCTTCGGCGGTAAAAAATCCGCAGTTGATTAATGATTTGGCACAGAAATTTGGAAGCCAATGTGTGGTCGTAGCTATTGATGCCAAACAAATTGATGGCGAATGGATGGTGCATTTGGTAGGCGGAAAAGTACCTACTGATATCAAGTTATTTGATTGGGCACAAGAAGTGGAGCGAAGAGGAGCAGGGGAAATCTTGTTTACATCAATGAATCACGACGGAACTAAAAATGGATTTGCAAATGAGGCTTTGGCTAAATTGTCAAGCTTAGTGAATATTCCAATTATTGCTTCGGGAGGAGCAGGGAATATCCAGCATTTTGCCGATACATTTATCGATGGAAAAGCAGACGCCGCTTTGGCAGCAAGTGTTTTTCATTTCAAGGAAATCGAAATTAAAACTTTGAAAAAAGAATTAAAAAACAATAATATTGAAGTAAGAATTTAA
- a CDS encoding acyl-CoA thioesterase, which produces MRFHTRKWVKPQDLNPNGTLFGGQLLAWMDEELALYSIIQLENPRVVTKSMSEINFRSSAKQGDVIEIGIDVVKFGITSLTLKCEVRNMMTRESIITIDATTMVNLGPDGKPKPHGKTQIEFVKDRLV; this is translated from the coding sequence ATGAGATTTCATACTAGAAAATGGGTAAAACCACAAGATTTAAATCCTAACGGAACTTTATTTGGCGGACAATTATTGGCTTGGATGGACGAAGAACTGGCTCTTTATTCAATTATTCAACTGGAAAATCCTAGAGTAGTAACCAAAAGTATGTCGGAAATTAACTTTAGATCATCAGCAAAACAAGGCGATGTTATTGAAATCGGGATTGATGTAGTGAAATTTGGAATTACATCTCTTACACTTAAATGTGAAGTACGTAACATGATGACTCGTGAAAGTATTATAACGATTGATGCTACAACCATGGTCAACTTAGGACCTGACGGAAAACCAAAACCCCATGGAAAAACTCAAATTGAGTTTGTAAAAGATCGTTTGGTTTAA
- the hisH gene encoding imidazole glycerol phosphate synthase subunit HisH, with the protein MKIVIINYGAGNIQSIMFAIERLGFHAVLSNDPAEIKAADKVIFPGVGEASYAMKMLKESGLDALIPTLTQPVLGICLGMQLMCKHTQEGNTDGLGIFDVDVLKYTPKVKVPQMGWNTIYNLKSGLFKDIAENEYMYLVHSFYAPLCKETIATTDYEVEYSSALENKNFFGTQFHPEKSGDVGEQILKNFLLLTSNY; encoded by the coding sequence ATGAAAATAGTTATCATAAATTACGGAGCAGGAAACATTCAGAGCATAATGTTTGCCATCGAAAGATTAGGTTTTCATGCTGTTTTGAGTAATGATCCAGCCGAAATCAAAGCGGCCGACAAAGTGATTTTTCCAGGAGTGGGAGAGGCGAGTTACGCCATGAAAATGCTGAAAGAAAGCGGACTTGATGCTTTGATTCCAACATTAACTCAACCTGTTTTAGGAATTTGCTTAGGTATGCAATTAATGTGTAAACACACTCAAGAAGGAAACACTGATGGTTTAGGAATTTTTGATGTGGATGTGTTGAAATACACTCCAAAAGTAAAAGTGCCGCAAATGGGTTGGAACACGATTTACAATCTAAAATCTGGTTTATTTAAAGATATTGCTGAAAATGAATACATGTATTTAGTACACAGTTTTTATGCGCCACTTTGCAAAGAAACGATTGCTACCACTGATTATGAAGTGGAATATTCATCGGCTTTGGAAAATAAAAATTTCTTTGGAACGCAATTTCACCCTGAAAAAAGTGGTGATGTAGGCGAGCAAATCTTGAAAAACTTTTTACTACTAACTTCTAACTACTAA
- a CDS encoding carboxylate-amine ligase, producing MKKLPVFTLGIEEEYQIIDPETRDLKSHLSKIVDGAKKILNEQVKSEMHQSVVEVGTNICQNIGEAEKEIKFLRSKIVELADNQNLIVGGAGTHPFANWQDQPITDDPRYHNIINELQDAARSNLIFGMHCHVGIENREIGLQLMNQACYFLPHIFALSTNSPFWEGRLTGYKSYRTKVFDKFPRTGLPEYFECLTSYENYLETLVRTNCIDNPKKIWWDLRLHPFYDTIEFRICDMSLTVQETMCIVSVIQAVVAKLYRMNQNNMSFNIFRLALIKENKFRAARYGIEGQMIDFGLGKEVETKMLILELLDFIDDVVDELGSREHINFVHEILKTGTGAAKQIAVWEETKDLKEVVNFITTEFTKGL from the coding sequence ATGAAAAAGCTACCCGTTTTTACTCTTGGTATTGAAGAGGAATATCAAATAATCGATCCAGAAACCAGAGATTTAAAGTCCCATTTATCTAAAATAGTTGATGGCGCTAAAAAGATACTTAATGAGCAAGTAAAGTCCGAAATGCATCAATCTGTTGTTGAAGTAGGGACTAATATTTGCCAAAACATTGGTGAGGCTGAAAAAGAAATAAAGTTTTTACGTTCCAAAATTGTTGAGCTCGCAGACAATCAAAATTTGATAGTTGGTGGTGCAGGAACACATCCTTTTGCCAATTGGCAAGACCAGCCAATAACCGATGACCCTCGCTACCACAATATCATCAACGAATTACAAGATGCCGCACGTTCCAATCTCATCTTCGGAATGCATTGTCATGTGGGAATTGAAAACAGAGAAATTGGTTTACAATTAATGAATCAGGCATGTTACTTCTTGCCCCATATATTTGCGCTTTCTACTAATTCTCCTTTCTGGGAAGGAAGGTTAACTGGTTATAAATCCTACCGAACTAAGGTGTTTGATAAATTCCCAAGAACGGGATTACCTGAGTATTTTGAATGTTTGACCTCATATGAAAATTATTTAGAAACCTTGGTAAGAACCAACTGCATTGACAATCCAAAGAAGATATGGTGGGATTTACGTTTACATCCATTTTATGACACCATTGAATTTCGCATATGCGATATGAGTTTGACCGTTCAAGAAACGATGTGCATTGTATCTGTTATTCAAGCAGTGGTTGCTAAATTGTACAGAATGAATCAAAACAATATGAGCTTTAATATTTTTCGATTAGCACTTATAAAAGAAAATAAATTTAGAGCTGCCCGTTACGGAATTGAAGGGCAAATGATTGATTTTGGCTTGGGTAAAGAAGTTGAAACTAAAATGCTGATTTTAGAATTGCTTGACTTTATTGATGATGTAGTCGATGAATTAGGTAGCCGTGAACACATCAACTTTGTACATGAGATTTTAAAAACAGGTACTGGTGCAGCCAAACAAATTGCTGTTTGGGAAGAAACAAAAGATTTAAAAGAAGTAGTTAATTTTATCACAACAGAATTCACGAAAGGGCTGTAA